Genomic segment of Pseudomonas sp. CCI4.2:
CAACTGCACGGCCAGTCGCTATGCGGTGAATAAAGAGCGCATGGTGCGCTTGTCCGAATACAGCCGCGATTGCCTCGACGAACTGCGCATCGAAACCGGTATTGCCTACGAAGGCCGCAGCCTGGGCACGACCCAATTGTTCCGCACCCAGGCGCAACTCGATAACGCCGCCAAGGACATCGCCGTTCTGGAACAGTCTGGCGTGCCGTACGAATTGCTCGACCGCGCCGGCATCGCCCGGGTTGAACCCGCGTTGGCAGGCGTCACCAACATCCTCGCCGGCGCATTGCGCCTGCCCAATGATCAGACTGGTGACTGCCAGTTGTTTACCACTCGCCTCGCGGAAATGGCGGTCAAGTTAGGCGTTGAGTTCCGTTTCGATCAGAACATCGAACGGCTGGATTTCGCCGGCGACCGAATCAATGGCGTGTGGATCGACGGCAAGCTGGAAACCGCTGACCGCTACGTGCTGGCGCTGGGCAGTTATTCGCCGCAGTTGCTCAAGCCGTTGGGCATCCGCGCCCCGGTGTATCCGCTCAAGGGTTACTCGCTGACCGTGCCGATCACCAACCCGGCCATGGCGCCGACCTCGACTATTCTCGACGAGACCTACAAGGTCGCGATCACCCGTTTCGACAACCGTATTCGGGTGGGCGGCATGGCGGAAATCGCGGGTTTCGACCTGTCGCTTAACCCGCGTCGGCGCGAAACGCTGGAGATGATCGTCGGCGACCTTTATCCTCAGGGCGGTGATTTGGCAGCGGCTGATTTTTGGACCGGTCTGCGCCCGACCACGCCGGACGGCACACCGATTGTAGGTGCCACGCCGTTCCGTAACCTGTTCCTCAATACCGGCCACGGCACACTTGGTTGGACCATGGCGTGTGGCTCGGGTCGTTTGTTAGCCGATTTGATCGCGCTCAAAACACCTCAGATCAGCGCCGAAGGCCTTGATATTTCTCGCTACGGTAAAACCCAGGAGATCGTAAAACATGGCAATCCTGCGCCAGCTCACCAATGACCGCATGAGTCAGATCGTCGTCCACAACAGCACCGTGTATTTGTCCGGGCAAGTGGCTGACAACATGGCCGGCGGAATCGAGCAGCAAACCCGCGAAACCTTGGCCAACATCGAGCGTTTGCTGGATTTGGCCGGCACTGATACCTCGCGGATTCTCTCAGTGACCATTTACCTGAAAGACATCGATGCGGATTTTGCCGGGATGAATAGCGTGTGGGACAAGTGGCTGCCAAAAGGCGTCGCACCCACCCGCGCCACCGTTGAGTCGAAGCTGTGCGAGCCTGAGATTCTGGTTGAATTATCGGTAGTCGCTGCGCTGCCGTAACGATCCCCCGCCATCCTGTAGGAGCGAATTCATTCGCGAAGGGGTCGGTACATCTAACACATGGTTGTCTGACCCAACGCATTCGCGAATGAATTCGCTCCAACGGACCTTATTCCTTTAACTTCAGAATCCCGCCGCCATGCGTCCTGCCCGCGCTTTAATCGATCTGCAAGCCCTGCGTCAAAACTATCAGTTGGCACGTGAGTCCACAGGCGCCAAGGCGCTTGCGGTGATCAAGGCCGATGCTTATGGGCACGGCGCGGTGCGTTGCGCGCAGGCCCTGGAAGGTGACGCCGATGGCTTTGCCGTGGCCTGCATCGAAGAGGCGCTGGAGCTACGCGAGGCGGGAATCCGGGCACCGATTTTGCTGCTTGAAGGATTCTTCGAAGCCAGCGAATTGCCCCTTATCGTCGAGCATGATCTCTGGTGCGTGGTGCATTCACTGTGGCAGCTCGAGGCCATTGAGCAGGCCAGCCTAAGCAAACCGCTCACCGCCTGGCTCAAACTGGATTCGGGCATGCACCGAGTCGGCTTGCGCCCTGACGACTACAAAGCCGGCTACCAGCGTTTGTTGAGCAGTGGGAAAGTGGCGAACGTCGTCTTGATGACTCACTTCGCCCGTGCCGACGAACTGGATTGCTTGCGCAGCGACGAACAAGTGGCCGTGTTCAAAGCGGCCACCCAAGGGATCGTGGCGCCGATCAGTTTGCGTAACTCACCAGCGGTTCTGGGTTGGCCGACCATCCCAAGCGATTGGGTGCGCCCCGGCATTCTGCTCTACGGCGCCACGCCATTCGACCAGTCGAACAGCCTGGCCGCACGCCTGAAGCCGGTGATGACGCTGGAATCAAAAGTCATTTGTGTACGTGAATTGCCTGCGGGCGAACCGATTGGCTATGGCGGTGGTTTCGTCACCGATCGGTCCATGCGCATCGGCGTCGTCGCCATGGGTTACGCGGATGGTTATCCACGTCAGGCGCCCACCGGCACGCCAGTTTTTATCGACGGGCAATTGAGCCGATTGCTGGGCCGTGTGTCCATGGACATGCTGTGCGTTGATTTGACCGATTTGCCACACGCTGGGCTTGGCAGCCAAGTTGAATTGTGGGGCAAAAACGTTCTTGCCAGCGACGTTGCCGCTCACGCCGGGACCATCCCCTATCAGATTTTTTGCAACCTACGCCGGGTCCCAAGGCTCTATTCCGGGAACTGACCGCCAAGGCTGCGTCGGCGCTGATTACCTTCAGATTATTCCCCGATAAGCGGCGAGTGCTTTTACGAGCAGGTTAGGGGTCGAAGTGTTGTAAATACTGAACGCTATCGCCATCATAACGTTCATTTCGACCGCACCTGATCAATAGGAGGACTCCCGTATTGGACGTCGGTGAACGACTGCAATCCATTCGCAAGCTCAAAGGTCTGTCCCAACGTGAACTCGCCAAGCGAGCGGGCGTGACCAACAGCACCATCTCCATGATCGAGAAAAACAGCGTCAGCCCTTCGATTAGTTCTTTGAGAAAGGTGCTGGGCGGTATACCGATGTCCATGGTCGAGTTCTTTTCGGAAGAGTTGGAGCAAGAAAACCCGACGCAGGTGGTTTACAAAGCCAGCGAACTGATCGACATTTCGGACGGCGCGGTGACCATGAAACTGGTCGGGAAGGCGCACCCAAGTCGGGCGATCGCTTTTCTCAGCGAGATCTATCCTCCAGGTGCTGACACCGGGGTTGAAATGCTCGTTCATGAAGGCGAAGAAACCGGAATCATGCTCGAAGGTCGTTTGGAATTGGTGGTCGGTGCCGAGACGTTCATTCTTGAAGCGGGCGACAGCTATTATTTCGAAAGCACCAAGCCCCACCGCTTTCGTAACCCGTTCGACGAGCCGGCGCGACTAATCAGCGCAGCGACGCCAGCGAATTTTTGAATTAAATTACGCGCTTCAACCAGAGACGCGCTGTTCGGAAGAAGCATAGAGCGTCCATCAAGGCCTGATATTCGGTAATCACCCCTGCGACTATAGGGTTGTTTCGCAGTGGCGGCCTAACCGTTATACTTTCGTCCGCCCGCCAGACCGTGGCCGCGGGCGTGACTAGTCACCATGAGGGTGTAAGCGTGAATTTAATTAACAAAATGCTGGCAGTACCTGCTGTCGTCTTGGCCCTTTGGGCCGTTGGCGCTCAGGCGACGACCAATACCAATGACGATATTGCCAAGCGTCTGGAGCCAGTAGGCCAAGTCTGCATACAAGGCAAAGAATGCGCAGGCATGGAGGTTGCGGCCTCCGCTGCCGGTGGAGGCGGTGCGAAATCGCCGGATGACATCATCGCTGGCCACTGCAACGCGTGCCACGGCACCGGCCTGCTGGGTTCGCCGAAAATCGGTGACGCCGCAGACTGGGGCAAGCGCGCCAAAGAGCAGGGCGGTCTTGATGGCCTGCTGGCAAAAGCGATCACCGGTATCAACGCAATGCCGCCAAAAGGCACCTGCGCCGATTGCTCCGATGCAGAGCTTAAAGGCGCCATTTCGAAAATGTCTGGTCTGAAGTAATTTGGTCAGGTTCGGATAGTAGGAAGCCGACGTCATGTCGGCTTTTTATTTAGAGCGAAGGCGGTAGCTTTTTACTCGTCATCCGAAAGTAGGCGTTCCAAGTATCGGCCATCAGAATTTATAACAGCCTTATAAATGCTGTACGATTCCATCTCGCAAGCATTAGCAGGCTCTAGGACGCCATTGTGCAGGTGTCGCAGGTCACAGCTAGGGATTGACATGATAATTGGAGAATGGGTCGCAATTATAAACTGAGAACCTTGTTTTGCTAGCTCAGCAATCCTAATGACAAAGCTAAGTTGGCGAATTGGGTGTAGAGAAGCTTCCGGCTCGTCTAAAATATAGATGCCGTCCGGTTTAAATCGATTTTGGTAGAGTGCTTCCATTGCCTCGCCATGAGACATAGAGTGAAGATCTTTTCCTCCATAATAAGTTTTAATCTCAGGATCAAAGCTTCCCTCGCTGTCTAAGCGTCTAATCTCGGTGTTTAAATTATAAAAAGTCTCAGCTCGATAAAAGAAGATGTCTTTCTCCTTTCTGTAACCTTTGGAAATAATGATATTATTATGTAAGTCTGAGTGAGTAGCCTCTGTGCTGAAAGAGAAATTTTTCCCACCTCCCTCGGGGTTACATCCTAGTTTTACAGCAATCGATTCAAGCAAAGTAGACTTGCCAGCTCCATTGTCTCCGACAATTACTGTTATTGCATTGTCGAAATTAATTGGAAAAATATAGTGTATAGACTTATTAAGTAACACTCCAGCCTTGAGTCGTATTTCTTTAATAATTGTAGCGTTCATATTCTTCTCTTGAAAATCCTATTTATTGAAACTTTTGTTCCAACTATAGATAACGCTGCTTGGATGGAGCTGTTGGCGCCGAGAGCAAACATGCCAACGTAGCCTAGATAATACAGCATCTCAGCTCCAAGCATTCCAGGTGATAAAGTTGCTATCAGAAATAATGATGCAGCAATCATAGCAGATACGATAATTTCTGGCGTACCGCTAAGTAAAATACAAAGCCGCTCATATAAGTAGCGTGTGTTTATAGATCTCCTCAAATTGTACTCAGTGCTTTTAGCTCTAAAGTTGAAACGATGAGCATTGTTGAAAGAGGCTTTTTTCAGACGAATAATCGAGGCTTTGTATTTTTGCTCTTGGTCAATTTCCAAAGTGTACGCTTGACCAACGCATTTGGTAAAACGAGTAACATGAAGATATGAAAGACCGAACAGTATCATTAATGGGGCCGCCATAAAATAATTATCGAAAGTTAAAACAATAAAAGTAACCAGAGTCAAGCAGCCAGAAGCAGTTAGCTCCAAAATCTGTATAACGCTTGCTGCGACCCTTTCAGAGTCCTCTTTTATCAAAGTGATAAGTTCGCCCTCCTTATTTGATTTCGCTTGTGCGTAAATATGTTCTATCAGAGAAAGTCGTATTCGAGCTTCAATCAAATGATTTAGTATTGTGCAGGCGCATTGTAATATGCTTTTGCCACTAAATATGAATATCAGTACGAATATAGTGTAAACGTTTTTTTGGGATGCTGTTATCTCCCTGATGCCATTGCTAATGACATAGGGTATAGCAATTTGTAAAGCAGCACTGGTTATCGATATGGCAATACTAGTAACTATAAGAAAGCCGTGTTTTTCAATTACGGTCTTAATGGAATGTGGTTTTGCCATGTAATGAAACCATCCTTGATCGTCTATAAATTGCTTCCGCGCTCGAAAAATAAATTCCTAGCAGGAAACCCAAAGGATTTAATATGCGCTCTATATACATCGCGGATGCGATCAACGCGCCTAATGTTATCGCATTTGACTGCAATAATTGATCTCCTATATATAGCAAGAGTGACATGCCGATAAGAAATGAAAAGCCGGTAGCTGCCTCAAGTGTTGAAATTTTCAGCTGGGTTTTGCAAAGTATCATCAAAGTGTCTTTCTTTAATTCGTCAAACACGTCAAATGAGGGGCCGCTTTTCATCTGCGATGCAGAAATAATATTACTGATGAGAACAGTGTTTTGCTCAACATATCTGCCGTAGGTTTTTTCTATTACTGTCCTGCTTGTTATATAAACTAATGACGAAAAAATAATTGCTGCTATTGGGGCTATCAAAAGCGAAAAGTGGTAGTTATATATCGCTATCAGAGAGAGGCAAATTGCTGCGAGACTTACGCTGATATCAAAATATATATTGTGATATAGGTAAATGGAACCGTCCACGTCATTATCGACAAACTCAATTATGTCGCCTTCAGGTAACGAACCTCTGTTGTGTTGTATCAGTATCTGAACAGATTTCTGTTTAAGTTTCAGCCTAGTAGCGGCGTTCGACTTAGCTAACTGAATTTTTGTGTAGAGTTTTATGCATGGAGATAATATGAAGCTGATACATGCAGCTGAAATATGCCAAATATGCAGTTCATGGTGCTCTTGATAGTGATCGATAGTGGCGCCCAAAAAAAAGGGGCGCAAAGGTTCACGCATGCCGTCGCAGCCCCAAGAGCTATAAAGCCAAAGTTAGGTATCATTATTATAGGTAGTTCATTTGATGGACAAGGAAGGGAAACTCGTACGCTCTGCTAAGAATGCCGGATGCGCCCAGAACCGCTCCCGTTTTCCCTACCCAAAGACCCAAAGGATCGGCAGATCTAGAGCGTAGTTCTCGCACATCGTGCTCTGCTAATAACGACAAATTCAACCATGCATAAACTCTTGGATCGGATAGTGCAGCGGGGTATAATTTTTTTAAAATATTTAGTAAGCCGTATGCACCATGGCACATTGAATCATTCGAGGGCCGTTCCCTTTGTATAAGACTTTCATAGCAAAAAAACGATGATGCAGGTTTTTCTGTAATAAAATCTAATGCTTCTTGTACTCCGTGTTCCGCAAAATACTGAAGGGCGAGATAGTTTCCTGGTAAACCGTGACTCCATGAGAACTCACCACCTTTCGATTCAGACCTACGGCGGTAATCGGGCCAGTTGTTGATGCTTTCATCAAATTGCTTCAATTCCCAGTCTAAAAACGTAGTGAAAACATCATACGCTTCGGCTGTCCTAGCGATGGTTTTATAAAAATAAAATGCTGAGTATGCGCATCCCATGACGCCATGGGAAATTCCGGAGAGAAGTGCGTCTTGTCGAATAGTCACGGACTTGTCGAATTGAACCATTCGCTTGCCATCAGCGATAGTAAGCTCAGTGTCAATTTTTCCGTGCAAATTTACGGCCAAAGCGCTGAATTCGTAATCACCGGAAAGTTCAAATAGCTTAGTCAGTACGCTGAGTGTTCCGTACATACCAGAAAGAAGGTCAGCGCCCCAATAATACTTCTGCCACCAGTCTTCCGACATTGCGCTGTGCAAATAATTTTTGTATTTTTCTAACAATTCATATGTCGACTATCGTCAAAATACTTGAGACAGATTGCGAGAGGTAAGATCGATGAGGATATGCCAAAATGTGAGCCTCCCAGATGAGACCCCTGATTATCTAATTTGGCGACTACTCGCCTATATGTCTCATTCAGCAGCGGTAATAAGCCGTCTGTCGGTATTGGTGTCATGTGGTGGATGGTTACTAGGCCATATATTATGCCGGAAAGCCCGTAATATAGATCTTCTCCCAATTCAGAATATTCTATATAACCCCCCGGCGATGCGTGAAAGCCATACCATAAACCGTTATTGGAAAGTTCTGTTGAGATTTTGGTAGTGAGAAATTTTATATTCTCATGTTGAGAACGTCTTATACTTTCTATTACGTCCGGTAGACTGAGTGAGTTAAGATTGATCGCGTCAACTTCCCTAAAATTATGCGTTGTTAGTTTTTTATCATGATCGTACATAAACTTCATAGCGGTTAAGGTATTATTTATTTGAGCGAGTTCAAAATTGCGGCGGCTCTCGGAGAAATTTTCGATATAATCAACGCTGTTGGATAGCCCGTCCAGATAGGTGTTTGGATCTAGATGCCCTTCCCCGGAATAGTGGGGCTCGAAAAAGTCTAGTGACCCAACCTGGCTTTTTGCATATGGAATGTCAAGATTCAAAAGTGCTTTTACTTCCGCGGGTAAAAATCCTTTTGCTGGCGCATTATCATTATCAAGAATCTTGGCTAAAAACGCTTCTCGCTCATTTGTCGAACGCATCAAAGATGCATGAAGGGAGCATTGCAGCGCATAATGGTAAGTAGCGGTGGGGCGTGGCACGTAACGCGATGGAAGTCCTTTGAATGATTGAATTTTTTGGACTACGAATAGCTTGTTTTTTTCTAGGACCGAAAAAATTTGTTGAATCCTTCACGAATTTCTTGCTCATAGAGCCATGGGCTAACGACCTCTCCATCAATATAAAGTACGTTTTCTGCTGGAAATATTTTGACGCCGTCGGTGCCGAAAGTTCCATCACCGCTGTCATCTTCTATGTACTGGTACAAATTAAGGCTGACATATTGTTCTCTCAGGCCACCTAGAGCGCTTAAATCGACCCCGATCCCGTCGGTCCCCTTCCAAGTCCAGTTCGGAAGTATGCTTGTCTGGGCACAGTTCCAACGAACCTCTTTAGGGATCGTCTTGATATCTAGCACGCAGTAAAACATAGTCTCGAGGTCGATGGGGGTAGGGTTGCTTCCATTGCATATAATATTGTCAGAGGTTATATCGGAAGCGGTAAAAGCTGTACAAAACCCTAGAAGAAACCCGGCACGTTTATAATAAGTATGCACATCCAAAATATTACTAGCTGGTGTATGTGGCACAAACTGTGCCCAGCCGTGGTCTTGATTTACGATGTAGGACGGAATTTCCCATTCCGCGTAACTAGTTCCTGCATCTTCAGAAAGCCTCTTTAGAAGCATCGAAGCGTTATGTTCTATCGTGAGATTTCTGGGTTTATATATTACTTTGCTACCATTGGAGAAAGTTAAGCTGCAGACGGTGAGGGAGCCATTGTGAGTTTCACCTTCCGACGGGTTACACTCACTGATGGGATAGGACGACTGTTCGCCGATTAATGCCTCCAAGAATGCTCGATCTTCGCTTAGACGAGTTGCCAAAAGTCGGGTTTGATCAACAAAATTTTCGGATACTTGCTGGAGTACCCGGTCCAACTCTGGATATGCCTCTAGGATATTGAGCAAATAATTTGAATTATTTCTCACTAAATTATAGTATTCCACAGTGTTCAATTTATGTGGTTTGATCGTTGAATTTAATATATCTTTTTCTACGGTTAATACGTTAGCAGCAGTATTTGTGATTCGCGTTGACAAGTTCCTTAAATAACCATTGATGATCACCTTTTTCTCTGGTTCAGCTAATCCTTCAATCTTTGTTAAGCCTTCGATAGACTTTTTTGTAAAAAAGACTAGGTATGGCCATACCGGACAATCGGTCGTGATACTTTTTACGTCTTGCGATTGTAGTTTTAATATTTCAATAGCGTATTGCATCTGACTTCCTTGCATAGAGGACGGCTGCGTCGCAGCCGTCAACTTGATTCACGCGTATGTTGCGTTGCAGCAACGGCTCCAGCACTGAGTGCAACAGCTGGTACACGGTTTGGTACCACTGCTTGCTGATGTGAGATTACTGTATGCTTGAATAACAAGCGCTGAAATTGGCGCAATTGTTTCCAACATCACACTTCGGTTATTTTGAATTGTTTCGAGATCGATCTGCATATTGCTCTCGCTTTATGAGAAATTTAGTTAAGGTAATGGATCGCAATGTATCTAGCGGACGACATATATAGTTGGATGGCACTTTCAGATAATGCTCGCACATTGTATAGGTCAAGAACTGTTCATTAGCGAATCTCCTAATCAGGCTTTTTGAGATTTATGTACCGGGTTATTTGTATTGATTTATTGTTCACCTCAAACCGCGTCGGGTCAACAGCGATACATTCCGGGAATGTTGTAGCTTTTGTCTTAAGACAATTCCTACAATTATTTAAAGCGATTCCTGCGTGGTAAGTTTGTATTGAAGCGTAACATCCACCTTGCGCTTACTATTTTGGAACTTCCAACAATCACTCGGAAAGGGCTAACCGTTATACTTGCGTCCGCCCCGAAGCTGTGGACGCGGGCGTGACTAGTCACCATGAGGGTGTAAGCGTGAACCTAATCAATAAGATACTGGCAGTACCCGCCGTCGTATTGGCCCTTTGGGCCGTTGCCGCTCAAGCTACGACCACTGACGATATTGCCAAGCGTCTGGAGCCAGTAGGCCAAGTCTGCGTTCAAGGCAAAGAATGCCCTGGGATGGACTTTGTCGCATCGGCTGCCGGTGGCGGCGGGGCGAAAACCCCGGACGACATCATTGCCGGCCATTGTGGCGCATGCCACGGCACCGGTTTGCTGGGTTCGCCGAAAATCGGTGACGCCGCCGACTGGGGCAAGCGCGCCAAAGAGCAGGGCGGTCTTGACGGCATCTTGGCCAAGGCCATCACGGGCATCAACGCCATGCCGCCTAAAGGCACCTGCGCCGATTGCTCCGATGCAGAGCTCAAAGCCACCATCTCGCAAATGTCTGGGTTGAAGTAATTCAGTCCGATAAAAATAGCCGGCCTTGGGTCGGCTTTTTTTTACGCGCGATTCACTGTGTAGGGGCGCGCTTGTCCGCGATCAGCTGCGCAGCAGTCGTCAATCAGGCAGCTCGGGTTTTTCCGTTGAAATCGGGTCAGATATTTGGGACCGCTTCGCGATCCATCGTGGGCAAGCGCGCTCCTACCAGTGGCGAATTTGCGGTATTTGTTTGGCCACAAATAACCCACAACCCTGTTCTTTGCAGTAAACACCCGGCAAGCTCGGTCCAACCTGAAATCAAGGATGTGCCGGGAGGGTTCAATGCCAAAGTCATGCTCCATCGAACACGCCGTCAACCAAGTGCTCGAACGATTGCCTGCGCACATTCATATGGGGCTGCCGCTGGGCTTGGGCAAACCCAATCTTTTCGTTAACGCTCTGTATGCTCGAGTCAGGCAGTTGCCCGAGCGACGGCTGACGATTTACACCGCGCTTTGCCTTGGGCGGCCTGATTTGGGTGATGGGTTGCAGGAGCGCTTTCTTGAGCCCTTCGTGGCGCGGGTGTTTGGTGACTATCCCGAGTTGGATTTTCTCGCTGACCTTCACCGGGACAGCCTGCCGCTGAATATCCACGTTGAGCAATTTTTCATGTTGCCGGGCAGTTTGCTTACTAGTCACTCGGCGCAGCAGGATTACGTCAGTAGCAATTACAGCCATGCGGCCCGCGACATTAATGCCAATGGCTTGAACCTGGTGGCGCAACTGGTTGCTCGCGATCCGGCGCGTTCAGGGCGGTTGAGCTTGAGCTGTAATTCGGATGTGACCCTTGATCTGTTGCCGATGATTGCCAAACGTCGTGCTGCCGGTGAGACCATTTTGTTGCTCGGTCACGTACACGCCGATTTGCCGTACATGCCGGGTGACTCGGAGCTCGACGTGGATGATTTCGATCTGCTGATCGAGAACGAAGACCACAGCACCTTGTTTTCCACGCCGAACATGCCGGTGGGTTTTCAGGACCATTTCATCGGCTTGCATACCAGCACCTTAGTGCGCGATGGCGGCACGTTGCAGATCGGCATTGGTTCGATGGGCGATGCGTTGACGGCGGCGTTGCTGGCCCGACAAGCCGATAATGGAGCCTATCGGGCGCTGCTCGACGAGTTGGATGCCACCACGTCTTGGCAGACCTTGATCCAGCGTGAAGGCGGCTTGCAACCTTTTGCTCAGGGTCTGTACGGGTGCAGCGAAATGTTCGTCAACGGTCTGTTGGTGTTGGTCGATGCAGGCATAGTGCGGCGCAGGGTGTATGCCGATGCCGCCGCGCAAAGACAGGCTATCGCGGGCACGCTGGATGAGTCATTGCGGTCAGACGGCGTCGTGGTTCACGGAGGTTTTTTCCTCGGGCCGAATAGTTTTTATCAGCGCCTGCGTGAGTTCTCGTTGGAGCAGATGGGGCGCTTCAATATGACCGCCATCAGTTACATCAACGAGCTGTACGGCAACGAGGAGCTCAAGCGACTGCAGCGACGCGACGCGCGATTCATTAATAGTGCGTTCAAAGTAACGTTGCTGGGGGCGGCCATTGCCGATCAATTGGAAGACGGGCGCGTGGTCAGCGGGGTCGGTGGCCAATACAATTTTGTTGCCCAGGCTCATGCGTTGGAGGGCGCGCGCTCGGTGTTGATGCTGCGCAGCTGGCGTGAATCCGGCGGTGATGTCAGTTCAAGCATCGTTTGGGCCTACGGCCACGCCACCATTCCCCGGCATTTGCGTGACATCGTGGTCACTGAATATGGCATCGCTGATTTGCGGGGCAAAACCGACGCCAGGGTGATTGAGGCGCTGTTGAACATCAGTGATTCACGCTTTCAGGCAAAGCTGATTGAGCAAGCGCAGAAGGTGGGTAAGTTGCCTCGGGATTTTCAGCTTGATCCACGCTTCTCCGATAACACGCCCGAGCGCTTGCAGGCACTGCAGGCTCGGTACGGGCAGCTCTTCCCCGAGTACCCTCTGGGGTGTGATTTCAGTGCCGAAGAAAAGGATTTACTGCGGGCGTTGAATTGGCTGAAGAGCAAATTCAAACTCACTGAGATTTTACAGTTGGGCAAAGCCACTTTCGATGCGCCAGAGCCAAGCACTTACCCGGCGCACCTTGAGCGAATGCAGTTGGATAATCCACAGGGCTTGAGGGAAGAGCTGTTTCAGCGGCTGGTGCTGGCGGGGTTGCAGGCCACTGATCCTGGCGTCTGAGGCAGCCGTGCTCCTACAATTAAAATATCGATTATCAACGGGTTATGCCGTGTTTGATAAGCGCCACCGTGCTGGCGAAGGTTCTGACGGTCACTCCATGAACGTTACAACGCCGCCGGCCAGTGATTTAACCCGAGCCAGTGACTCGACGCGATAACCCTGGGCATCCAGTTCGGCCCGGCCGCCTTGAAACGATTTCTCGATCACGATACCGACGCCTACCACACTGGCGCCCGCTTGTTTGATGATCGAAATCAGCGCTTGCGAGGCTTTGCCGTTGGCCAAAAAGTCATCAATGATCAGTACCCGATCACTGCTGGTCAGGTGACGGGGCGAGATGGCGACGGTGCTTTCGACTTGCTTGGTGAATGAGTACACCGTCGCCGAGAGCAGGTTTTCCGTCAGCGTCAGGGACTGATGCTTGCGGGCGAAAATCACCGGCACGCCCAGTTTCAGTCCAGTCATGATTGCCGGTGCAATGCCCGAGGCTTCGATGGTGACAATTTTGGTGATGCCCGAATCAGCGAACAGCGTGGCGAATTCATTGCCGATCAGCTGCATCAAC
This window contains:
- a CDS encoding DUF4135 domain-containing protein, producing MQYAIEILKLQSQDVKSITTDCPVWPYLVFFTKKSIEGLTKIEGLAEPEKKVIINGYLRNLSTRITNTAANVLTVEKDILNSTIKPHKLNTVEYYNLVRNNSNYLLNILEAYPELDRVLQQVSENFVDQTRLLATRLSEDRAFLEALIGEQSSYPISECNPSEGETHNGSLTVCSLTFSNGSKVIYKPRNLTIEHNASMLLKRLSEDAGTSYAEWEIPSYIVNQDHGWAQFVPHTPASNILDVHTYYKRAGFLLGFCTAFTASDITSDNIICNGSNPTPIDLETMFYCVLDIKTIPKEVRWNCAQTSILPNWTWKGTDGIGVDLSALGGLREQYVSLNLYQYIEDDSGDGTFGTDGVKIFPAENVLYIDGEVVSPWLYEQEIREGFNKFFRS
- a CDS encoding c-type cytochrome — encoded protein: MNLINKILAVPAVVLALWAVAAQATTTDDIAKRLEPVGQVCVQGKECPGMDFVASAAGGGGAKTPDDIIAGHCGACHGTGLLGSPKIGDAADWGKRAKEQGGLDGILAKAITGINAMPPKGTCADCSDAELKATISQMSGLK
- a CDS encoding acetyl-CoA hydrolase/transferase C-terminal domain-containing protein, coding for MPKSCSIEHAVNQVLERLPAHIHMGLPLGLGKPNLFVNALYARVRQLPERRLTIYTALCLGRPDLGDGLQERFLEPFVARVFGDYPELDFLADLHRDSLPLNIHVEQFFMLPGSLLTSHSAQQDYVSSNYSHAARDINANGLNLVAQLVARDPARSGRLSLSCNSDVTLDLLPMIAKRRAAGETILLLGHVHADLPYMPGDSELDVDDFDLLIENEDHSTLFSTPNMPVGFQDHFIGLHTSTLVRDGGTLQIGIGSMGDALTAALLARQADNGAYRALLDELDATTSWQTLIQREGGLQPFAQGLYGCSEMFVNGLLVLVDAGIVRRRVYADAAAQRQAIAGTLDESLRSDGVVVHGGFFLGPNSFYQRLREFSLEQMGRFNMTAISYINELYGNEELKRLQRRDARFINSAFKVTLLGAAIADQLEDGRVVSGVGGQYNFVAQAHALEGARSVLMLRSWRESGGDVSSSIVWAYGHATIPRHLRDIVVTEYGIADLRGKTDARVIEALLNISDSRFQAKLIEQAQKVGKLPRDFQLDPRFSDNTPERLQALQARYGQLFPEYPLGCDFSAEEKDLLRALNWLKSKFKLTEILQLGKATFDAPEPSTYPAHLERMQLDNPQGLREELFQRLVLAGLQATDPGV
- a CDS encoding xanthine phosphoribosyltransferase codes for the protein MEALHQKIREEGIVLSDQVLKVDAFLNHQIDPALMQLIGNEFATLFADSGITKIVTIEASGIAPAIMTGLKLGVPVIFARKHQSLTLTENLLSATVYSFTKQVESTVAISPRHLTSSDRVLIIDDFLANGKASQALISIIKQAGASVVGVGIVIEKSFQGGRAELDAQGYRVESLARVKSLAGGVVTFME